The Archocentrus centrarchus isolate MPI-CPG fArcCen1 chromosome 7, fArcCen1, whole genome shotgun sequence genome window below encodes:
- the LOC115783289 gene encoding scavenger receptor cysteine-rich type 1 protein M160 gives MMWFLLLLLHTAHIQLVISEAGNKLILKKTGDNPCEGYVEVYHNNIWGYVGDAYWSKNTEKVVCKSTHCGDPAATLAKDVFKPSENRTIWLNELRCKGTESALWECDGPGWNASIYQRLTIKKLSCSSNIKISLDGPKCAGAVKYSNGNTSGYFCADGWDDKGARLVCKNLGCNGVRKINPSQWTESETLKSRSPKMKLDCSVFQDPDDLWQCVTGKHSGKPDTCKPASVICEGYQRLQLIGDQSNVCSGQLQEEKNNAWEPVRQKNSASDVCQQMHCGTTVSNSTINEGLHVTCTDKVKVVLKDADRESKCYGTVHIDVNNSSQPVCASSWGKNQAELVCKELNCRKLISFSVERGTSRGVMDHVECKGSESSLWHCQARRDKNLQCSSRPKVLCSGSVDMKLVDGPGKCAGRLSIKFQGKWKRVANTSWTDTHSAEVCKQLKCGKTGKTERFSQGSDGFLSVDCAGKQNPDISECLKDDSSRRFQEDQAVGITCDKHMVVFLKGTEACSGHVGIKHGSNTYWLSGSDVTWNQMSAETVCQQMQCGNAASFTYNNITVHKDGRVWDESRNCSSKKKSLFDCTKISLLPPDHQYSTAYVNCSGKIVMKLTEGCWGKVEVHAGEVQGDVCADTWTEEKSTLLCRNLRCGTALKAHKSQEDGDIRFNSVDFTPGQNGTLTEWNIVRTQANDVSCKKRPAYVVCSGSVKPRFSKSIDSCFGNIEVEYAGQWIPVCLDALKDANIQNTICRELQCGDAVGLLPYFGPETTGKQVISSLTCSADANSSLSTCNIATSQNPCNYTGLQCADWKTMVPIGSKSCSGTVLVHSGKGISAVSSQGWTEIEKKRLCQDMNCDGLSSDTTEDQGLDTSSFWSKSFSCANNKNHDKTNIWDCENKTRPSEKKALFIKCQREPSVNLSHGCGGEVSIDNLPVCDQNWDLNSAHKVCQEKYCGNAISFSITQTQTSSDIYHVSCDKYHTVLGQCRRIKGSCTKKVSIFCSENVKFRTTEEKGGELQINYQDKWEKVCEKVKLSTDMTDRLCKEIMNVKHGNQQGKSGTTLECTEGVKDIKRCVKQHSCGSLPSIKIFCPDYKPRPPPTVPPAPPPIAPIIVGVALLLLVLILIGLFIRFCVRRARKSKMSSRMLSTKDMEFESGEYEDVMNKENEMEDFSPGRFRSEDEFITENDGHSVSSLHYDDIDEAEEARPLTSPGPAAPADRDANMHEDGVTYEVENPQESYDDIDTILETTQTKAEVHDSPQTTHDTAAPPGLVQGDEDYLEPDQDG, from the exons ATGATGTGGTTcctcctgctgcttctccacacCGCTCACATTCAGCTGGTGATCTCAGAAG CTGGGAACAAACTGATTTTAAAGAAAACGGGAGACAACCCATGTGAAGGCTACGTTGAAGTCTACCATAATAACATATGGGGCTATGTCGGGGATGCATACTGGAGCAAGAACACTGAAAAAGTGGTATGCAAGAGCACTCACTGTGGGGACCCTGCAGCAACCTTAGCTAAAGATGTTTTTAAGCCTTCTGAAAACAGGACGATCTGGCTCAACGAACTGAGGTGTAAAGGAACTGAGAGCGCTCTGTGGGAATGTGATGGTCCTGGTTGGAACGCCAGCATCTACCAGAGGCTCACAATAAAAAAGCTCAGCTGTTCAA GTAACATCAAAATAAGCCTGGATGGACCAAAATGTGCCGGAGCTGTCAAGTACTCTAACGGCAACACTTCTGGATACTTTTGTGCCGATGGCTGGG ATGATAAAGGTGCCCGTCTTGTGTGTAAAAATCTTGGGTGCAATGGAGTCAGAAAAATTAATCCGTCACAGTGGACGGAGAGTGAAACATTAAAAAGCCGGAGCCCAAAGATGAAGCTCGATTGTTCAGTCTTTCAAGACCCGGATGACCTGTGGCAATGTGTGACTGGCAAACACAGCGGGAAGCCAGACACATGCAAACCTGCTTCTGTCATATGCGAAG GTTATCAGAGACTGCAGCTCATAGGAGACCAGTCAAACGTGTGTTCTGGACAgctgcaagaagaaaaaaataacgcGTGGGAGCCTGTTAGACAGAAAAATTCAGCCTCTGATGTGTGCCAGCAAATGCACTGCGGTACCACTGTCAGCAACAGCACAATAAACGAAGGCCTTCATGTGACATGCACAG atAAAGTTAAAGTGGTTCTGAAGGACGCTGATAGAGAAAGCAAGTGCTATGGCACAGTCCACATTGATGTGAATAATTCATCTCAGCCTGTGTGTGCCTCCTCCTGGGGGAAAAATCAAGCTGAACTTGTCTGCAAGGAGCTTAACTGCAGGAAA CTGATTAGTTTTAGTGTAGAGAGAGGGACATCTAGAGGAGTGATGGACCATGTAGAATGCAAAGGCAGCGAGTCCTCCTTGTGGCACTGTCAGGCTCGGCGCGACAAAAACCTCCAGTGTTCATCCCGGCCTAAGGTACTCTGCTCAG GCAGTGTGGACATGAAACTGGTTGACGGTCCTGGAAAATGTGCTGGAAGATTGTCGATAAAGTTCCAGGGAAAGTGGAAAAGGGTTGCTAACACATCATGGACAGATACTCATTCAGCAGAGGTCTGCAAACAActgaaatgtggaaaaactggCAAAACTGAAAGATTCAGCCAAGGTTCCGACGGTTTCCTGTCTGTAGACTGTGCGGGTAAACAGAACCCAGACATCTCTGAGTGCTTAAAGGACGACTCGAGCAGACGATTTCAGGAAGACCAAGCAGTAGGAATAACCTGTGACA AACACATGGTGGTATTTTTGAAAGGAACTGAAGCCTGTTCTGGCCACGTGGGGATAAAGCATGGCAGCAACACCTACTGGCTCTCTGGGTCTGATGTAACATGGAACCAGATGTCTGCAGAAACAGTGTGTCAGCAGATGCAGTGCGGGAATGCTGCCAGCTTTACATACAATAACATTACAGTTCATAAGGATGGACGTGTTTGGGATGAGTCTCGTAATTGCTCATCCAAGAAAAAGTCACTTTTTGATTGCACAAAAATTTCACTTCTGCCTCCCGACCACCAATATTCTACTGCCTACGTGAACTGTTCAG GAAAAATTGTGATGAAGCTGACGGAAGGCTGTTGGGGAAAAGTCGAGGTTCATGCAGGCGAGGTGCAGGGAGACGTGTGTGCAGACACCTGGACAGAAGAAAAGTCTACGTTGCTGTGTAGAAACCTGAGATGTGGGACAGCCCTAAAAGCCCACAAAAGTCAGGAGGATGGTGATATCCGCTTCAACAGTGTGGACTTTACTCCAGGCCAGAATGGCACCCTGACAGAGTGGAACATTGTGAGAACCCAGGCAAATGATGTATCCTGTAAGAAAAGACCAGCCTATGTCGTTTGCTCAG GTAGTGTCAAGCCCAGATTTAGCAAGTCCATTGACAGTTGTTTCGGAAACATAGAGGTGGAGTATGCGGGGCAGTGGATCCCTGTGTGCTTGGATGCTCTTAAAGACGCTAATATTCAAAACACCATCTGTCGGGAGCTTCAATGTGGTGACGCTGTTGGGCTTCTGCCCTACTTCGGACCTGAAACAACAGGCAAACAAGTCATTTCAAGCCTAACGTGCTCTGCAGATGCCAACAGCTCATTATCTACATGCAACATAGCTACTTCTCAAAATCCCTGCAATTACACTGGCCTCCAGTGCGCTG ATTGGAAGACGATGGTACCGATAGGCAGCAAGTCCTGTAGTGGAACAGTGCTGGTTCACTCAGGGAAGGGAATCAGTGCTGTCTCCAGTCAAGGCTGGACAGAAATCGAGAAGAAAAGGCTTTGCCAGGATATGAACTGCGATGGACTTTCATCAGACACAACGGAGGACCAGGGACTTGACACCAGTTCTTTCTGGAGCAAAAGTTTCAgctgtgcaaataacaaaaaccaTGATAAAACAAACATCTGGGATTGTGAGAACAAAACGCGGCCATCCGAGAAGAAGGCGCTCTTTATTAAATGCCAAa GAGAGCCCAGTGTCAACCTTTCACATGGCTGTGGTGGGGAAGTGAGCATAGATAACCTTCCGGTGTGTGATCAGAACTGGGATCTAAACAGTGCACACAAGGTTTGCCAAGAAAAGTACTGTGGCAACGCTATCAGTTTTTCCATAACTCAAACACAGACTTCATCTGACATCTACCATGTCAGCTGTGACAAGTATCATACAGTTCTTGGCCAGTGCAGAAGAATTAAAGGAAGCTGTACTAAAAAAGTGTCCATTTTCTGCAGTG AGAATGTAAAGTTCCGCACCACTGAAGAAAAAGGAGGTGAACTCCAAATCAATTATCAAGATAAGTGGGAAAAAGTATGtgaaaaagtcaaactttcCACAGATATGACGGACAGGCTGTGTAAAGAGATTATGAACGTGAAACATGGCAACCAACAG GGCAAATCAGGAACAACGCTGGAGTGCACTGAAGGTGTCAAGGACATCAAACGCTGTGTCAAACAGCATTCCTGTGGAAGCCTTCCTTCAATTAAAATCTTTTGCCCTG ACTATAAGCCGCGTCCTCCACCAACTGTGCCACCTGCACCTCCGCCCATAGCACCTATTATTGTGGGTGTGGCGTTACTTCTCCTTGTGCTGATATTGATTGGTCTATTCATACGATTCTGTGTGAGGAGAGCCAGGAAGTCAAAAATGTCAT CAAGAATGCTCTCAACCAAAGACATGGAGTTTGAAAGTGGGGAATATGAGGATGttatgaacaaagaaaatgagatGGAAGATTTCAGCCCTGGCA GATTCAGATCGGAGGATGAATTCATCACGGAGAATGATGGGCacagtgtttcttctttacaTTATGATGATATTGATGAAGCAGAAGAAGCTCGGCCCCTGACCTCGCCAGGCCCAGCTGCTCCTGCTGATCGAGATGCCAACATGCATGAAg ATGGGGTGACCTACGAAGTGGAAAATCCACAGGAGAGTTATGATGACATTGATACTATCCTTGAAACCACCCAGACTAAAGCGGAGGTCCATGACAGCCCCCAAACCACACATGACACAGCAGCCCCACCAGGATTGGTGCAGGGGGATGAGGACTACCTAGAGCCGGATCAGGATGGGTGA